In the genome of Dermatobacter hominis, the window GCCGTGCCGTCGACGAGCACGTCCTCGACGACCCCGGCGAGCAGTCGGTAGGCCACGCCCGCGGCGTCCTGCGGATCGCCGAGGTCCTCGGCGATCACCGTGAAGGCCGCGGCGCTGGACCGGGTGACCGTGTCGGCGCTGCGCAGCCGCTGGGTCAGCCGCTCCGCGACGGCGGACATGGCCTGGCGGGTGGTGGCGGCGCCGTGGCGGTGCTCGACGTCGTCGAGGTTCGTGACCTCGCAGCGCAGCACGGCGAACGGGGCGTCGTGCGACCCGGCCCGGCGGACGGCCGACCCGATCAGCACGGGCAGCGCCCGCTGGTTGGGGAGGCCGGTCTCTCCGTCGGCCAAGGTCTCCTGCGCACGCTCGACCGACTCGCGCCGACGGCGGCGCTGCGCCCGTCGCTCCTCGGTGAGGTCGGCGGCGATGGCCACGACCCGGTCGACCCGGCCGTCGGCGCCGGTGAGGCCGCCGAGCGTGAGCGAGAGGGTGCGGACCCGGCCGTCGGCGCCGGTGACGCGGAGCTCCTCCTGCTCGATGTCGGAGACCGCGCCGACGATGCGCACCAGCTTGGACAGCACCTCGGCCTGGTCGCGGCCGGGGCAGAGGGCGAGCAGGTGCAGCCCGGCGATCTCGCTGGGGGCGCGGCCGCAGAGCCGGGCGAAGGCGGGGTTGAGCGAGACGATCTGGCCCTCGCCGTCGAGCGTCGCGGTCGGCACCGAGGCGGCGTCGAGGATCCGGCGCACGGCGTCGACGGTCGATCCGTCGGCCACGTCGGTGCCGACGGCGCCTCGCGCCTCGTTCGAGGGAGTACCCGCCCCGCGATCGCTCATGGGTCTGTTGTCGGCGTGATCCGGCCCGTCGTTGAGCATTCGCCGACCGGATGGGGTGCGCGTCCGTCACACGCGCCCGACCGGTCCCGGGGCGCGCCGTGGACGAGGGCCGTCTCAGGAATCGGGAGCGGCGCGGCGCCGGATCGCGGCGGCTCGCTGCCACACTGTCGACCATGCCGATGCTCGAGAGCTGCAAGTTCTTCGAGAGCCGCACGTACCCGAACGGCGAGACGGTCCGGAAGTGCGATCTCGACCTCGCGCCCGAGGCCCCGTGGCGCTGCCCCGAGGACTGCAAGGCGTTCACCCCCCGGCTGGCGGACGTGAACTGGGCGCACGGCACGCTCGTGGTGCCGCCCACCCCGCCCGAGCCACCGAGCCTGGGGGACCCGTCGATCGCGGCGCTGCTCGACGAGGCCGAGGACATCGTCAACGCCGCCGTGCCGCGGGTGCGGGCCGAGGTCGACGCCGACCAGCAGCGCGAGGATCGCCGCCGGGGCGGCTGGAAGCGGTTCTTCCGCCGCAAGTAGGCCGCCGGCCCGGACGACCCGGCGGCCGGGTGGCCCGGACGTGACGGGTGCCCGGCCCTGTCGGCTGAATATGCACTACGGCCGTAGTGTAAATTTGGCCCGTGCCCGACCCCCTGCCCGAGATCCCCCTCGACGCGCCGGTCGCGGCCGAGGCGCCCCCGTTCGTCGTGGCCGACCTCCCGGGCCCCGACTGGCTGCGCGCCCGCCGCGCCGACGGGCTCGACCGTGCCGGTCACCTGCCGCTGCCGAGCGACGAGGCCGAGGAGTGGCGCTACAGCCGCATCGCCGAGCTCGACCTCGAACGCTTCGCGCCCGCGCCGGCCGATCCGGTGGAGCCCGGCACCATCGACGTGCCCGCCGCCGTCGGCGAGGTGCTCGCCGAGCTGGGCCCGCTGTCGGGCGTCGTCGTCCTCGTCGACGGCCGGGTCGTGCACGCCGAGGCCGAGGGCGAGCCGTGGGACGCCGGTGTCCGCTTCGGCTCGAGCCACGACGACGCCGTCGAGGCCGAGGCCGTCCTGGGCGACGCCGCTGACCACCCGGTCGACCTGTTCGCGGCCTGGAACGACGCGCTCTCCGTCGAGCCGGTGGTCCTCGACGTGCCGGCCGGCGTGGTCGTCGAGCGGCCCTTCGCGGTCGTGTCGTACGTCGCCACCGAAGGCATCGCCGCCTTCCCGCGCCTGTCGGTCCGCCTCGGCGCGGATGCCGAGGCATCGCTCGTCGAGGTGCACCTGTCGGCCGAGGTCACCAGCCTGGTCGCCCCGGTGACCGAGCTGTCGGTGGCCCCGGCGGCACGGCTGCGCCACGCCGTGCTCCAGGACCTCGACGAGCGGGTCTGGCAGCTGGGCTCGCTGCTCGCGACGGTCGACCGCGACGCCACCCTCGAGGTGGGGGTCGCGGCGCTCGGCGGCGACTACGCCCGCCTGCGCCTCGACTGCCGGCTGCAGGGCCGGGGCGCCACCGGCAACCTGTCCAGCGTCTACCTCGGCGAGGACCACCAGATGCTCGACCTGCGGACGTTCCAGTCCCACGAGGCGCCCGACACCACGTCGAACCTGCTGTTCAAGGGCGGGGTCGCCGACACGTCGCACTCGGTGTACACGGGGCTGATCCGGATCGCGCCGGGGGCGCGGGGCTCGAACGCCTTCCAGACGAACCGCAACCTGAAGCTGTCCGACGGCGCGTGGGCCGAGTCGGTCCCGAACCTCGAGATCGAGAACAACGACGTGCACTGCTCGCACGCCTCCACCGTGGGCCCGGTCGACCCCGACCAGCGCTTCTACCTCGAGTCGCGCGGCGTGCCGACGTCGGTCGCCGACCGCCTCGTGGTGGGCGGCTTCTTCGACGAGGTGCTCGACGACTTCGCCGTGCCGGCGCTCGTGTCGACGATCTCCGAGCGCATGGACCGCACGCTCGATCGGGCGCTCGGCCGGACGGCGGCGACGTGAGCGCCACACCCTCGGACGTGGTGTCGGTCGACGTCGCCGCGCTCGACGACCTGCCCGACCTGGAGGGCACCGCGTTCGACGTCGGCGGTCGCCGGGTCTCCGTCGTGCGCATCGGCGACGACGTCTACGCGATCGGCGACACGTGCAGCCACGCCGACGTGTCGCTCTCGGGCGGCATCGTCGACGAGGACGCGTGCACGATCGAGTGCCCGAAGCACGGCAGCGAGTTCGACCTGCGCACCGGCGCCGCGCTGACGTTGCCAGCGGTCAGGCCGGTGCCGGGCTACACCGCCCGGGTGGTCGACGGCCGCGTGCTGGTGGACGTCGCGGTCCCGTCGCCCGGGTCCGACCACGGGGAGGCCCTGACGTGAGCGAGCTGGTGATCGACGACCTGCACGCCGAGGTGAGCGGCCGCGAGATCCTCAAGGGCGTCACGCTGACCGTGCGCTCGGGAGAGGTCCACGTGGTCATGGGCCCGAACGGCTCGGGCAAGTCGACGCTGTCGCACGTGCTCATGGGCAAGCCGGGCTACACGGTGACCGGCGGGAGCGTCACCCTCGACGGCGTCGACCTGCTCGCGCTCCCCACGTGGGAGCGGGCCAAGGCCGGCCTGTACCTGGCCATGCAGTACCCCACGGAGGTGCCCGGGGTCCGGGTGGCCGAGGTGCTGCAGGAGGCCTACGCCGCCGCGGGCCGGGACCCGGCCCTGGTGCCCGCCCGCCTGGAGCGCGAGGCCGACCTGCTCGAGTTCGATCGGCGCTTCCTCGACCGGGCGCTCAACGTCGACCTGTCGGGCGGCGAGAAGAAGCGCAACGACACGCTGCAGCTCGGCGTGCTCGAGCCTCGCATCGCCGTCCTCGACGAGGTCGACTCGGGCCTCGACATCGACGCCCTGCGCGCGGTGTCCCGCCGGATCGAGGCCGCCACGGCCGGCGGTCTCGACGGTGGCGAGGCCTTGGGCGTGCTGGCGATCACGCACTACACGAGGCTGCTCCAGGAGCTGCACCCCGACGTCGTGCACATCTTCGCCCGCGGCCGGATCCTCGAGTCGGGCGGGCCGGAGCTCGCCGACCGGCTCGAGGAGTCGGGCTACGCGGCGTGGGTCGACGACCTCGAGGACGAGGCGCCGGCCGAGGACGCCGCGCCGACCCGCCCGGAGGTCGAGGACCCCTTCTTCGACCTCTGATCCGGGATATAGGGGTGCACAGCGACATCCCTTGTCGCGATCCGGACCAGAGAAATCTCCACCACCGTTCGTCAACGCCGCGTGAACTCCGCCCCGGCGCGGTTCCGTCGCACGACCGACGTGCGTACGGTCCGGGACGTGACGCCGTCGACCACCGCCGCCACTCGTGAGCTGACCTCCACCCCGGCGACGGTCCAACCCGGGGTGTTCGACGGCAGCGCCGCGTCGGTGGCCACCGTGCGATCCGGCGAGGCGTTCGCGGTCCGCACGCTGACCCGGACCCCGCTCGGACTCGACACGTACGAACGGCTGGGTCCCGACATGGTGGCGATCGAGGCGGCCGGCGGCGCCTGGCTGGGGCCGCACCCCGTGCTGGGCCCGATCACCGTCGAGGGCCACCCGCTGGGCTGCACCCTCCAGGTCGACCTGCTGGAGATCGCGCCGGACGCTCCGACCGGTTGGAACGGGGTGCGGGAGGGCTACGGCGTGCCCGGGCTGGAGGGCGCGTACGACATCGAGCTCATCGACGTCGACGCGGACGAGGGCGTGCTGTCGCTGCGGTCGGGCATCGTGTTGCCGCTGCGCCCGTTCTTCGGCGTGCTCGCGGTGCGCCCCGACCCGGCACTCGGGACGCTCGGCACGATCCCGCCCGGGCCCTTCGGCGGCAACATCGATTGCCGCGAGCTCGTCGCCGGCTCACGGCTGTTCCTCCCCACGTTCACCGAGGGCGCCGGCTTCCTGATCGGCGACGGCCACGGCACGCAGGGCGACGGCGAGATCACCGAGACCGCGCTCGAGATGTCCATGCGGGGCGTGGTCCGGCTGACCAGCCGTCCCGAGCTCGACACCGACCGCCCGCTGGCGGCCACCGTCGACGCCACCGTCTTCTTCGGGTTCGGCGACACCTTCGACGCTGCCGCCCGGGACGTCATTGCGCATGCCGCGTCACGGGTCGCCGAGTGGTCGCACCTCACCGAGCACGATGCCTACCGGTTGTTCTCGCTCGCCTGCGACGTCCGGGTGACGCAGCTCGTCAACGGCGTCGTCGGGGCGCACCTGATCGTGCCCCGGCACGTGACCGAGCAGCTCGCCGGCTGGCCGGGCTGGCTCCACCTCTGAGCGAGCCGGTCTTTCCCGCGTCGATTTCTGGGGTCGGGATCGCGACAAGGGATGTCGCTGTGCACCCCTATATCTCGAAGAGGGAGCGGACGGCTCGGAGCTCGCGGATCGGGTCCGACCCCATCGGCGCGTACACGAACTCGGACACGCCGGCGGCCTCGGTGTCGGCCAGCCGGGCCCGCAGGTCGTCGGGTGTGCCGGTCCACGTCGTGGCCGCGATGAGGTCGGGGGTCACCGACGCCCGGTCCCGGTCGGTCATCGAGACGAAGTGGCCCTCGTGGGTGTGCAGGTGCCGCTCCGACTCGGGGAAGGCCTCGATTGCGGTCCGCCACTCGGCGCCGCCCTCGAACCCGTCGAGCAGCTCCGGGCCGGCCTCGTACATGCCGTGGAACACGACCGCGCCGCCGGGCCCCGCCGCGTCCAGCACCCGCTCGGAGCCGACCGACTCGCCCTCCTCGAGCACCGTGCCGTAGGCCAGCAGCGCGCAGCGCTCCCAGCCCTCCTGGCCACCGAAGATCGACATCACGCCGTCGGCCCCGATGTCGGCGGCGACCGCCAGGCCCTTGGGCCCGTTGGCGCCGACGATGACGTCGACGTCGACCGGGCGGTCGGCCACGAAGCCGTCGGGGTGGATCATCCGGCAGGCGGCGCCGTCGATCTCGACCGTCTCGCCCCGCAGCAGGCCGACGAACTGCCGCAGGTACTCCTCGGTCGCGGCCCACGTCATCGGCTTCTGGCCCATCACGAACCGGCCGGTGAAGCCGGTGCCCAGCGCGACCGCGACCCGGCCCGGCGCCAACCGGGCCAGCTCGGCAGTCGCAGCGGCGTTGACCATCGGGTGGCGCAGCGACGGCACGAGCACGCCGGGGCCGAGCCCGATCCGCGACGTCGCGTCCGCGCAGCGGGCGAGCGCCATCCACACGTCGCCGTAGAGGCCGGGCGAGTCGTAGACCCACGCCCGCTCGTAGCCGAGCTCCTCGGCGACGACGACGAGCTCGACCAGGTCGGGACGGGGAGGGAACGCGCAGCTGAGCTCCATGGCGGCGAAAGCTAGTCACGTCGCCGGCCGGGTGCGGCGGACGAGGCCCCAGCCCGGGTCGTCGATGCGTGCGTCCCGCGCTCCGCGCCAGCACCGCACGGCCGCCCGGGCGTAGCCTCGGCCGCATGGCGCGACCCCAGCCGCTGGCCGACGACGAGCTCGCCGGCGCCCTCGCCGACCTGCCGGGTTGGGCGCTCCTCGACGGACGCCTGCACCGCGAGCTGCGCTTCGCCGACTTCAGCAGGGCCTTCGGCTACATGGCCGCGGTCGCGACCGTGGCGCAGGCCATGGACCACCACCCGGACTGGTCGAACGTCTACAGCACGGTCGTCATCGACCTCGTCACCCACGACGTGGGCGGGGTGACTGCGCTGGACGTCGAGCTGGCCCGGCGGATGTCGGAGCTGGCCCGCGACTGCGGCGCCGACTGAGCGGGCGCTGTCGGTCCTCGTCGAGGCGTCAGTCCTCGTAGACGGCGAGCACATCGAGGTTGCGGAACACGGCGTCGCCGAACACGTCCTTCGCCTTCTCGGCGAACTGCTGCGTCGCCGGGTTGTCTCGGTCGACCCCGCCGGTTCGATCGTCCTCCCGTCGGGTGACGAGCACAACCCCGGCTCGTGCTCAGGCGGGTGGGAACCGCACGTACGTCGTGTACCGGAACAGCTCCCGGTAGCCCATCCGCGCGTAGATCGCCTCGCCCATCTGCGATGCCTGCAGCGTGACGGCGCGGGCGCCCTCGTCGAAGGCGCGGTTGGTCACCGCCCGCGTGACCAGGTCGCCGATGCCCCGGCCCCGCGCCGCCTCGAGCGTCCCGACGAAGTAGACGCCGGCGATGCCGTGGCTGAGCAGCGCCATGGCGGCGCCCGCCGGCGTGCCGTCGACGGTCGCGACGACCACCGTCGTGCCCGGCGTGTCGATCAGGTGCGGTGCGGCGACGGCGGTGTGCAGCGTGCCCGCCGGCATGCCGAGGCTCTGGTACGCCGCATCGGAGACCGCGACGAAGTCGGCCGCCTCCGCCGCCGATCCCGGCGCTGCGGCACTCCCACCGTCGAGCCAGCGCAGCTCGACGCCGTCACCGGCTGCCCGCTCCTCGACGCGCTCGACCACCGCCATCTCCGGCGCGCCCGACAGCGCCACCATGCCGGCGTCCACGGCGGCGGCGCGGATCGGTTCGTCGTCGGGGTGCAGGTCCCGCAGCGGCGTGCAGAACCCCCGGCCGAGCGCCTCGAACCGTGCAGTCGCCTCCCGCACGACGGCGTCGCCCGGGAGGGTGGGGTCGAGCGCGGCGGCCCCGTTGAGCAGCACCGGGAAGTCCGAGGCGCTGGCCCACGTCAGCACGCCGGACCGCTCCTCGACCGCGCCGGCGGCGCCGGACCAGCGGGCCAGCGTCCGCTCGAACTCGAGGCGGTTGAGGTGCCCGAGGGCGGCGAGCTCGTCGTCGTGCGGGTCGACCATGGCCGACATGGTGGTCGTGCGGCGCCGGTCGGATCGACCGGGTTCCGCCCGCCGGCGCAGGTGCCCCGGCCGGGTCGCTCCGATCGTGTGAACGGAGCGTGAAACGGATCAACAGTCTGTTGACCCTCTCGATCGATGCTGCGAGCGTCGGGTGACGTGACCACCACGCTGCTGCGCAACGGGATCGTGCTCCCCATGGAGGGGGCGAAGACCGTGCTGGACCCCGGTTCGGTGCTCTTCGTCGACGACACGATCGTGGCGGTCGGACCGGTCGACGAGGTCGACGCCCACCCGGCCGCCGCCGGCGCCGAGGTGGTCGACGCCACCGGCATGGCGGTCCTGCCCGGGCTGCACAACGGCCACCTCCACTCCGGCCTGCTCCGCGGCACCGCGGAGTCGATGTCGCTGTGGGACTGGCTGGAGAACTACGTCGACCCCGCGCACAAGGTGATGACGCCCGAGATCGCCAAGGCGGCCAGCCGTCTGGCCTACACCGAGGGGCTGCGGTTCGGCACGACCTCGGTCATGGACATGTGGCGGTTCATGCAGGGGTCGGCCGAGGCGGCCGACGAGATCGGCGTCCGGGCCACGCTCGTGCCCTACGTCGCCGACCTCCCCGGCTTCGACTACTTCGAGACGCTCGAGACGAACCTCGACCTGCTCCGCACCCACCGCACCGCGTCCGAGGGCCGGGTCCGGACCTGGGTCGGCCTGGAGCACCTCTTCTACTGCTCGCCCGAGGCCTTCCGGCGGGCGGCGGAGATCGCCCTCGAGTACGACACCGGCATCCACACCCACACCTCCGAGAGCATCTGGGAGGTCCAGGAGTCGCTGCGCCGCTTCGGCCGCCGACCCGTCGAGGAGTTCTACAACCGCGGCATCCTCTCCGATCACACGGTCATCGCCCACTGCGTCTGGCTCGACGACCGCGAGATCGAGCTGCTGGCGCAGACCGGCACCAGCGCCGTCCACTGCCCGTGCTCGAACATGAAGCTCTCGTCGGGCCCGGCGCGCGTCGCCGACATGCGGGCCGCCGGCATCGCCGTCGGCATCGGCTCCGACGGCGAGAAGGAGAACAACAACCTCGACATCGTCGAGGAGATGAAGTTCGCGTCCCTCCTCGCCAAGGTCACCACGCTCGACCCGACGACCGGCGACCCGTGGGACGTCCTCGACCTGGCCACCCGCGACGGCGCCCGGGCGCTCGGGCTCGACGAGGTGACCGGCACGCTCGAGGTCGGGAAGCGGGCCGACGTGATCACCGTCGACCTGCACCAGCCGCACTTCACGCCCGTGCTCCACGGCCGGTGGTCGAACGTCGCCGCCCACCTCGTCTTCACGGCGTCCGGCCACGACGTCGACTCCGTCTGGGTCGACGGCCACCGGCTCGTCGACGGCGGCGCCGTCCTGTCCGTCGACGTCGTCGACGTGATGGCGGAGGCCCAGGCCGCCGCGGAGGAGCTCTTCGAGCGCCGCGACGCCTACCTGGCCGAGCGCGACGCGGCCCGCCTCGCCGAGGTCGCCCCCCACACCCACGACACCGAGGTGCCCGTCCCGTGAGCACGACCCTGGACCAGCGACCCGACCCGCAGGAGGCCCAGGCCCGCTACGACGCGCTGGTCGACGACCTGGAGCGCCGGCGCGCGGCCCTGGGCGACGACGACGGCGGCACGTTCTTCAACCGGTCGATGTCGGAGCCCGAGCTGATCGAGTACCTGTCCTTCCAGGCGTACTACGAGAAGCGGGCCGCCGAGTTCATCGGCCGCTGGCTCGCCGACACGCCCGAGCGCGACGCCTTCGTCCTCCTGGCGCAGCAGGTCGAGGACGAGGCGAACCACTACGAGTACTGCATGCGGGCGCTGGCCCGCCGCGGCGTCACCTCGCTCGACGGGTGGACGCCCGAGCCGGAGTGGGAGGAGTGGCTCGACGTCTGGTACCCGTCGGGCGCCGACACCGTCGAGCGCGTCGCCGCCCACAACGTGACCGGGGAGTCCGGTGCCTGCCAGGCGTTCCTCGAGGTCCGGCCCCGTCTCCCGGCCGACGTCCAGAAGATCTTCGACCGGATCATCCCCGACGAGCAGTTCCACCTCCACCTCGGCAAGCAGGTGCTGATCACCTACTGCCGCGACGACGACGACTGGGAGCGGGTCCGGGAGCGCACGCAGCGCACGTTCGAGCTCGAGCAGGCGGGGCGCATCGCCTACAACCGCCGCATGGCCCGGCTCGGCCTCGGCGACCTCGACGACCCCAACCCGATGCTCTGAGGGGGCTGCGACCGTGCCGTCCCTCCCGCCTGCGCCGTCCGGGGGCCCGTCTGCGCCGTCCGGGGGCTTCGAGGTCCCGGTGGTCGACATCTCCGGCTGGTCGACCGGCGACCACGAGGCCCGCGCCGCCGTGACCGCCGCCGTCGACGACGCCCTGCGCCGCGTCGGGTTCATGCAGGTCGTCGGCCACGGCGTCGATCCGGCCGTCGTCCAGCGGATGCTCGACGCCTGCGACGAGTTCTTCGCGCTCCCGGTCGGGGCCAAGTCCGAGACGCTCCCGCCCTCGGCCGACGTGAACCGCGGCTGGGCGCCGCTCGGGACCGAGTCGCTGCTCTACAGCCTCGGCGCCGACGCGCCGCCCGACCTGTTCGAGGCGTTCAACATCGGACGCGACGTCGTCGACGAGTCCGATCCCGCGGTCGCGGTCGAGCGGCACCGCCTGCAGGCGCCCAACATCTGGCCGCCCGCCCTGCCGTCGGTGCGCCGGCCGCTCGTCGAGTACTTCGACGCCGTGGCCGACCTGGCGCTGCGGCTGACCCGGATCTTCGCCGTCGCCCTCGGGGTCGACGAGGCGTTCTTCGTCGACCGCTGCCGGCACCCGACCGAGACGCTGCGCATGATCCGCTACGAGCGGGCGCCCGGGTCGCCCGACCCGCTGCCCGAGCAGATGCGCATGGGCGCCCACACCGACTACGGCATCGTGACGGTCCTCTACGGCGACCAGGTGCCCGGGCTCGAGGTCCTGGGCCCCGACGGCGGGTGGCACGGCGTGGTGCCGGTGGACGGCGCCTACCTGGTGAACCTGGGCGACCTGCTGGCCGAGTGGACCAACGACCGCTGGCGCTCGACCCTGCACCGGGTCGTGCCGCCGCCCGCGCAGACCGACGGGCCCGCCCTCCGGCGCTCCGCGGCGTTCTTCCTCGACGGCGACCACGACGCGCTGGTCGAGTGCCTGCCGACCTGCTGCGACGACGAGCACCCGCCCAAGTACCCGCCGGTCCTCGCCGGCGAGCACCTCATGGCCAAGCTGGTCGGCCCTCGGACGCTGCAGGCGTCGGAGTTCGAGGTCGACACGGTCGGCGACCGCACCTACTGACCCGGACGCGGCCCGGGTTCGCCGGCCCCCACCCCATCGAACTTGTACGTGGCGGTCGCCCCACCGGTCGGTGACGTGCATGTTCGCCGGGCGCCGTCGATCTTGTACGTGGCGGTCGCCCCACCGGTCGGTCGCGTACAAGTTCGGTGGGTTGCGTCGGGTCGGGTTCGGTCGGGTCGGGGCGGGGTGGAGCGGGGCGGGCGGGTCAGCCGAGCAGCGTCGACTGCCAGCGGGTGGCCACCGCCCGGTGCGCCGCGAGCTGCTCGTCCAGGCCGGGGTGGGTGAGCCGGCCGTCGCGGACGACGACGCGGCCGGCCACGACCGTGTGGCGCGCCGCGTTCGGTCCGCACCGCAGCAGCGCCTCGACCGGGTCGGCCAGCGCCCCGGCGTGCGCGGGGCCGTCGAGCCCCCACACGACGAGGTCGCCGGCGGCGCCCACCGACAGCTGGCCGATCTCGCCGCGCCGGCCGAGGCAGTCCGCGCCGCCGCGGGTCGCCAGCTCGAGCGCCCGACGGGCGTCGAACGCGTCGGCCCCGCCGCGCAGCTTGGCGAGCAGCATCGCGTTGCGGGCCTCGGTCCACAGCGACGCCGAGTCGGCCGACGCCGAGCCGTCGCATCCGAGCCCGACCGGGACGCCGGCCGCGAGGAAGCCGGTGACCGGGGCGATCCCGACGCCGAGGACCATGTTCGAGCTCGGGCAGTGCGCCACGCCGGTGCCCCAGGCGCCCAGGCGCTCGACCTCGGCCTCGTTCGGCTGGACGCAGTGGGCGACCCACGTCCGGTCCGAGCCCCAGCCCACCTGCTCCAGGTACTCGATCGGCCGGCAGCCGAACCGCTCGAGGCAGAAGTCGTCCTCGTCGAGGTCCTCGGCGATGTGGGTGTGCAGGCGCACGTCGAGCCGCTCGGCCAGCTCGGCCGTGTCGACCATCAGCTGCTGGGTCACCGAGAACGGCGAGCACGGCGCCAGCGCCACCCGGACCATGGCCAGGGGGTCGACGTCGTGGAACCGCCCGACCAGCCGCTCGGAGTCGGCGAGGATCTCGTCGGGCTCCTGCACCACGCTGTCGGGCGGCAGGCCGCCGTCCTTGCGCGACAGGCTCATCGACCCGCGCGTGGCGTGGAACCGGACGCCGAGGTCGACCGCGGCGGCCACCTCGGCGGCGATCAGGTCGCCGCCGCCGTCGGGGTGGACGTAGAGGTGGTCGCTCGTGGTGGTGCAGCCCCCGAGCGCCAGCTCGGCCATCCCGACCCACGCCGAGACGTGCGCGGCCTCCTCGTCGAGCAGCGCCCAGATCGGGTACAGGGTGGTGAGCCAGTCGAACAGCTTCTGGCCGGTCGCCGGCGGCAGCGCCCTCGTCAGGTTCTGGTACAGGTGGTGGTGGGTGTTGACCAGCCCCGGCGTGACCAGGCAGTCGGTGGCGTCGAGCAGGTCGACCGCCTCGGGCTCGCTCCCCGGCGGTCCCACCCCGGACACGGCGCCGTCGGTGATTGCGACCCAGCCGCCGGCGAGCTCCCGTCGGTCGTCGTCGACGGTCGCCACCAGCCGGGCGCCCCGGACCAGCAGGTCGGCGGGTCGGGCCGCGTGGGGCGGGGTGCCGGCATCGGACATCGTCCGCAGCGTGCTGCCCGGCCGACGGCGCGTCAACAGTTCGTTGAACAGTTCACGGACGTGCAACACGTCGGACCCGGGGTCGTGACCTGGGCGCGGTCAGCTGTCCGGGATGGAGATCACCGTGTCGGACGAGCGCGCCCCCGACGAGAAGGCGCGGTTCTCCGAGCTGTTCGGCCGTCGCTACGCCGTGCTGACGGTCGGCACGATCGTCCTGCTCGGCTGCAACGCGTTCGAGATCGTCGGCGCCGCGACGGCCATGCCGGCGGTTCTCGACGACGTGGGCGGCGTCGGGCTGTTCGGTGCCGCGATCGCGGCGCCGCTCGTGGCCAGCGTCTTCGCCGCACCGTTCGGCGGCCGCCTGGCCGACCGGTTCGGGACGCTGCGCCCCCTGGTGCTGGCGCTGTCGGTCTTCTCGCTCGGCCTGCTCGCCACCTCGTTCGCCACGTCGATGGCGCAGGTCGCCGCCGGCCGGTTCGTCGTGGGGCTGGGCGCCGGCG includes:
- a CDS encoding ferritin-like domain-containing protein; the protein is MSTTLDQRPDPQEAQARYDALVDDLERRRAALGDDDGGTFFNRSMSEPELIEYLSFQAYYEKRAAEFIGRWLADTPERDAFVLLAQQVEDEANHYEYCMRALARRGVTSLDGWTPEPEWEEWLDVWYPSGADTVERVAAHNVTGESGACQAFLEVRPRLPADVQKIFDRIIPDEQFHLHLGKQVLITYCRDDDDWERVRERTQRTFELEQAGRIAYNRRMARLGLGDLDDPNPML
- a CDS encoding 8-oxoguanine deaminase, translating into MSDAGTPPHAARPADLLVRGARLVATVDDDRRELAGGWVAITDGAVSGVGPPGSEPEAVDLLDATDCLVTPGLVNTHHHLYQNLTRALPPATGQKLFDWLTTLYPIWALLDEEAAHVSAWVGMAELALGGCTTTSDHLYVHPDGGGDLIAAEVAAAVDLGVRFHATRGSMSLSRKDGGLPPDSVVQEPDEILADSERLVGRFHDVDPLAMVRVALAPCSPFSVTQQLMVDTAELAERLDVRLHTHIAEDLDEDDFCLERFGCRPIEYLEQVGWGSDRTWVAHCVQPNEAEVERLGAWGTGVAHCPSSNMVLGVGIAPVTGFLAAGVPVGLGCDGSASADSASLWTEARNAMLLAKLRGGADAFDARRALELATRGGADCLGRRGEIGQLSVGAAGDLVVWGLDGPAHAGALADPVEALLRCGPNAARHTVVAGRVVVRDGRLTHPGLDEQLAAHRAVATRWQSTLLG
- a CDS encoding amidohydrolase family protein, translated to MLRASGDVTTTLLRNGIVLPMEGAKTVLDPGSVLFVDDTIVAVGPVDEVDAHPAAAGAEVVDATGMAVLPGLHNGHLHSGLLRGTAESMSLWDWLENYVDPAHKVMTPEIAKAASRLAYTEGLRFGTTSVMDMWRFMQGSAEAADEIGVRATLVPYVADLPGFDYFETLETNLDLLRTHRTASEGRVRTWVGLEHLFYCSPEAFRRAAEIALEYDTGIHTHTSESIWEVQESLRRFGRRPVEEFYNRGILSDHTVIAHCVWLDDREIELLAQTGTSAVHCPCSNMKLSSGPARVADMRAAGIAVGIGSDGEKENNNLDIVEEMKFASLLAKVTTLDPTTGDPWDVLDLATRDGARALGLDEVTGTLEVGKRADVITVDLHQPHFTPVLHGRWSNVAAHLVFTASGHDVDSVWVDGHRLVDGGAVLSVDVVDVMAEAQAAAEELFERRDAYLAERDAARLAEVAPHTHDTEVPVP
- a CDS encoding isopenicillin N synthase family dioxygenase, with protein sequence MVDISGWSTGDHEARAAVTAAVDDALRRVGFMQVVGHGVDPAVVQRMLDACDEFFALPVGAKSETLPPSADVNRGWAPLGTESLLYSLGADAPPDLFEAFNIGRDVVDESDPAVAVERHRLQAPNIWPPALPSVRRPLVEYFDAVADLALRLTRIFAVALGVDEAFFVDRCRHPTETLRMIRYERAPGSPDPLPEQMRMGAHTDYGIVTVLYGDQVPGLEVLGPDGGWHGVVPVDGAYLVNLGDLLAEWTNDRWRSTLHRVVPPPAQTDGPALRRSAAFFLDGDHDALVECLPTCCDDEHPPKYPPVLAGEHLMAKLVGPRTLQASEFEVDTVGDRTY